A stretch of the bacterium genome encodes the following:
- a CDS encoding UDP-glucose/GDP-mannose dehydrogenase family protein, whose product MDICVVGTGYVGLVAGTCFAETGNDVVCVDVRADIIDKLNQGEIPIFEPGLEELVRRNADDGRLSFTTDLAEGVRKAKFIFIAVGTPQDEDGRADLRYVVEVAGDIGRAMNGKDVEAFPKIVVDKSTVPIGTADMVRETIARHTDKPFHVVSNPEFMKEGAAVDDFLKPDRVVIGTDDGEVGEAMKLLYKPFVRTENPIIVMDIRSAEMTKYAANALLATKISFMNEIAGLCEEVNADVDMVRKGIGHDRRIGFQFLFPGAGYGGSCFPKDVKALLRIGEENGRGMHIVRAVDDVNAEQKAVLVRKAHRVFGEDLTGKTFAVWGLAFKPQTDDMREAPSIVTIRGLIKAGAKVRATDPQALEVAAGMFREEIDAGAVTLVEDNYAALAGADALIVVTEWNEFRRPNFAKMKSAMKGAVVIDGRNIYEPALMREAGFEYHSIGRPS is encoded by the coding sequence ATGGATATCTGCGTTGTGGGCACGGGTTACGTGGGGCTTGTCGCCGGCACCTGCTTTGCCGAAACCGGCAACGACGTGGTGTGCGTCGACGTGCGGGCCGACATCATCGACAAGCTCAATCAGGGCGAAATCCCCATCTTCGAGCCGGGGCTCGAGGAGCTGGTGCGGCGGAACGCCGATGACGGCCGGCTCTCCTTCACGACCGATCTGGCCGAGGGCGTCCGCAAGGCGAAGTTCATCTTCATCGCCGTTGGAACGCCGCAGGACGAGGACGGCCGAGCCGATCTGCGCTACGTCGTTGAGGTCGCCGGCGACATCGGACGCGCGATGAACGGCAAGGACGTCGAAGCGTTCCCGAAGATCGTCGTCGACAAAAGCACCGTGCCGATCGGCACCGCGGACATGGTGCGCGAGACGATCGCAAGGCACACCGACAAGCCGTTTCACGTCGTCTCGAACCCCGAGTTCATGAAGGAAGGCGCCGCGGTCGACGATTTCCTGAAGCCCGACCGCGTCGTCATCGGCACGGACGACGGCGAGGTCGGCGAGGCGATGAAGCTTCTCTACAAGCCCTTTGTACGCACCGAAAACCCCATCATCGTCATGGACATCCGCTCCGCGGAGATGACCAAATACGCCGCCAACGCGCTGCTCGCGACCAAGATCAGCTTCATGAACGAGATCGCCGGCCTGTGCGAAGAAGTCAACGCCGACGTGGACATGGTGCGCAAGGGCATCGGCCACGACCGGCGCATCGGCTTCCAGTTCCTGTTTCCCGGCGCGGGCTACGGCGGAAGCTGCTTCCCCAAGGACGTGAAGGCGCTCTTGCGCATCGGCGAGGAAAACGGCCGCGGCATGCACATCGTGCGCGCGGTGGATGACGTCAACGCCGAGCAGAAGGCCGTGCTGGTGCGCAAGGCGCATCGCGTTTTCGGCGAGGATCTCACCGGCAAGACGTTCGCGGTGTGGGGCCTCGCGTTCAAGCCGCAGACCGACGATATGCGCGAGGCGCCCTCGATCGTCACCATCCGCGGGCTCATCAAGGCCGGCGCGAAGGTGCGCGCGACGGACCCGCAGGCGCTCGAGGTGGCCGCCGGCATGTTCAGGGAAGAAATTGACGCGGGCGCCGTCACGCTCGTGGAAGACAACTACGCCGCGCTCGCCGGCGCCGACGCGCTCATCGTCGTGACCGAGTGGAACGAGTTCCGCCGCCCGAACTTCGCCAAAATGAAGTCCGCCATGAAAGGCGCCGTCGTCATCGACGGGCGCAACATCTACG
- a CDS encoding undecaprenyl-phosphate glucose phosphotransferase, whose protein sequence is MTIARRRTFVLSLAAVADIAIVVAAWLAAYPIRFDLGVIPLFVDHVPRFSEYAWLGLLVAFIWTLVFFGSRLHAQKTIPSLFREVYRALRAHAIAFSLFVVATFFLAQYKPSRVVYAIFALISTIGIAANRAAFRQALLARRRRGIGVRRVLVVGAGDLGREVAARLARHRELGLLPIGFLSDESPGAPSIDGLPVFGAPTDVERVIAAQNVETVFVALPLSASDRLRAVLDCLGEEMVDVKVVPDLYQYVTLRAGVEEFDGLPVISLKESPLYGWKALQKRAFDLVASALGLIVLSPLFALVAILVKLTSPGPIFYRQERMGLDGRVFDILKFRSMRQDAEAQTGAVWAKEGDPRRTRFGAFLRKTNIDELPQLLNVLRGEMSLVGPRPERPVFIEQFRREIPKYMLRHRVKAGITGWAQANGWRGDTDLRRRIECDIYYIENWSFALDLRIIWMTLVRGFFDKNAY, encoded by the coding sequence ATGACGATCGCGCGGCGCCGCACGTTCGTGCTTTCGCTGGCTGCGGTCGCGGATATCGCCATCGTCGTGGCGGCGTGGCTCGCCGCGTATCCGATTCGTTTCGACCTCGGCGTCATTCCGCTCTTTGTCGATCACGTCCCGCGCTTTTCGGAATACGCGTGGCTCGGTCTTCTTGTCGCGTTCATCTGGACGCTCGTGTTTTTCGGCTCGCGCCTGCACGCGCAAAAGACGATTCCGTCGCTGTTTCGCGAGGTCTATCGCGCCCTGCGCGCGCATGCGATCGCGTTTTCGCTGTTCGTCGTCGCCACGTTCTTCCTCGCGCAGTACAAACCGAGCCGCGTCGTGTACGCGATCTTCGCGCTGATCTCCACGATCGGCATCGCCGCCAATCGTGCCGCGTTTCGCCAGGCGCTTCTCGCGCGCCGCCGGCGCGGTATCGGCGTGCGCCGCGTGCTGGTCGTCGGCGCGGGCGATCTCGGGCGCGAGGTCGCCGCGCGCCTTGCGCGTCACCGGGAGCTTGGCCTTCTGCCGATCGGCTTTCTGTCAGACGAGTCGCCGGGCGCCCCGAGCATCGACGGTCTGCCGGTGTTCGGCGCGCCGACGGACGTGGAGCGCGTGATCGCCGCGCAAAACGTCGAGACCGTGTTCGTCGCGCTGCCTCTTTCGGCTTCCGACCGCCTGCGCGCGGTGCTCGATTGCCTGGGCGAGGAAATGGTCGATGTGAAGGTCGTGCCCGATCTGTATCAATACGTCACGCTGCGGGCCGGCGTGGAGGAGTTCGACGGCCTGCCGGTCATCAGCCTGAAGGAGTCGCCGCTCTACGGCTGGAAGGCGCTTCAAAAACGCGCGTTCGACCTCGTCGCGTCCGCGCTCGGTCTTATCGTCCTGTCGCCGCTGTTCGCGCTCGTGGCAATTCTCGTCAAACTCACAAGTCCCGGCCCCATATTCTACCGCCAGGAGCGCATGGGCCTGGATGGCCGCGTGTTCGACATCCTGAAATTCCGCTCGATGCGTCAGGACGCCGAGGCGCAGACCGGCGCCGTGTGGGCCAAAGAGGGCGACCCGCGGCGCACGCGCTTCGGCGCGTTTTTGAGAAAGACGAACATCGACGAGCTGCCACAGCTTCTCAACGTGCTCAGAGGCGAGATGAGCCTTGTCGGCCCGCGCCCGGAACGGCCCGTTTTCATCGAGCAATTCCGGCGCGAGATCCCCAAATATATGTTGAGGCACCGGGTGAAAGCTGGTATTACCGGCTGGGCGCAAGCAAACGGCTGGCGCGGCGATACGGACCTGCGGCGCCGGATCGAATGCGACATCTACTACATCGAAAACTGGTCGTTTGCCCTGGACCTGCGCATCATCTGGATGACGCTCGTTCGGGGCTTTTTCGATAAAAACGCGTATTGA